From Triticum aestivum cultivar Chinese Spring chromosome 4A, IWGSC CS RefSeq v2.1, whole genome shotgun sequence, a single genomic window includes:
- the LOC123088555 gene encoding non-receptor tyrosine-protein kinase TYK2 isoform X1: protein MKKIVLKLDIHYRKQRNRALRALSTVHGIDQMAVDMRDEKITVVGTVDPVAVVRVLRKLFPTAQLVSVGPWPAKEEKKKDGDKKAESGPPPPHEFTVGFLNRITNGFSGELIIGRGRHGVVYKGMQDNGEWIAVKKLHLMPGLDDEEFKNEFNNLMRVRHQNTIWLVGYCCHTTEVPVEHNGEHVSARVEERALCSEYLHGGSLDKHLSNEPCALVWHTCYKIIKGICQGLRYLHEGFEYPIYHLELKPTKILLDKDMMPKIGGFGFSKLFDSIKTFDSSEVTGTSVYMPPEYISQGKISPKFDVFSVGVIILQIMVGKQSYTKCADIPPEEFIEHVYELWVSRMHAIISKNTSREIRTCIKIALKCVESDRVKRPTINKVIEELNKIVECSFESLEHITDNFSEQNIVGRGGYGTIYKGVQDNGEEVAVKRLHSNSMPWIEDEQFKNELDNLMRVQHKNIVRLVGYCYHKSQILVEYNGELVYATMVKRAICLEYMQGGSLEYQLSDEPCRLDWEKCYNIIKGTIDGLHCLHNTHIFHLDLKPANILLDKDMVAKIGDFGLSRLFGSMQTYMTASHIKGTFGYMPPEYIDGQVISQKFDVFSLGVIMIQIMAGKEGYSNYPRTPRKEFIKHVCEKWRVRLQATMWAHVFEEVRTCIEIALKCVEADRKRRPTIAQIVNELSNIGVAKSSPIGLWELLYPARSRLAIPNPCGICAAADAMNAAQRRRTPCKLPALVDEQADFIEDLVIIHSLKTMVVPLSRSDRHIFRMAPIMSRFLAPRNYKECRKQQRLKYILNAFN, encoded by the exons ATGAAG AAGATCGTGCTGAAGCTGGACATCCACTACCGCAAACAGCGGAACAGGGCGCTCAGAGCACTCTCCACTGTCCATG GTATCGATCAGATGGCTGTGGATATGAGGGATGAGAAGATCACGGTTGTCGGCACCGTCGACCCCGTTGCCGTCGTGCGCGTGCTGCGGAAGTTGTTTCCAACCGCACAGTTAGTCTCCGTCGGGCCTTGGCCCgccaaggaggagaagaagaaagacggcgacaagaaggccGAAAGcggtccgccgccgccgcacgagTTTACAGTCGGGTTCTTGAACCGTATCACAAACGGTTTCTCCGGGGAGCTCATTATTGGTCGTGGTCGGCACGGAGTAGTTTACAAG GGAATGCAGGACAATGGGGAATGGATTGCTGTGAAGAAGCTTCATCTCATGCCAGGACTTGATGACGAGGAATTTAAAAATGAGTTTAATAATCTTATGAGGGTCCGACATCAAAATACCATATGGTTAGTTGGCTACTGCTGCCATACAACAGAAGTGCCTGTTGAGCACAACGGAGAACATGTTTCTGCTAGGGTGGAAGAAAGAGCTTTATGCTCCGAATACTTGCACGGAGGAAGTCTTGACAAGCATCTTTCTA ATGAACCATGTGCGCTTGTTTGGCACACATGTTACAAAATAATTAAGGGGATATGTCAGGGTTTACGTTACCTCCATGAAGGATTTGAGTATCCTATTTACCATCTGGAACTAAAACCTACAAAAATTTTGCTGGATAAGGACATGATGCCCAAAATTGGGGGTTTTGGTTTCTCTAAACTCTTTGATTCAATAAAAACCTTTGACTCATCAGAAGTTACGGGTACAAG TGTATACATGCCACCAGAGTACATCAGTCAAGGGAAAATCTCACCAAAGTTTGATGTATTCAGTGTGGGCGTTATAATCTTGCAAATAATGGTAGGAAAGCAAAGCTACACCAAATGTGCAGATATTCCTCCCGAAGAATTTATTGAGCAT GTATATGAATTGTGGGTAAGTAGGATGCATGCCATAATATCAAAGAATACTTCGCGTGAAATTAGAACATGCATCAAAATTGCTCTAAAATGTGTGGAGTCCGATCGAGTGAAGAGGCCTACTATAAATAAGGTCATAGAAGAGCTGAATAAGATTGTTGAGTGCTCATTTGAGTCCTTAGAACATATTACAGATAATTTTTCTGAGCAAAACATAGTTGGCCGTGGTGGATATGGAACTATTTACAAG GGAGTGCAGGACAATGGAGAAGAGGTTGCTGTTAAGAGACTTCATTCAAATTCAATGCCATGGATTGAGGATGAGCAGTTTAAGAACGAGCTTGATAATCTAATGAGGGTCCAACACAAAAATATCGTAAGGTTGGTTGGCTACTGCTATCATAAATCACAGATACTTGTTGAGTACAACGGAGAACTTGTATATGCTACTATGGTCAAAAGAGCCATTTGTTTGGAATACATGCAGGGTGGAAGCCTTGAATATCAACTTTCAG ATGAACCCTGCAGACTTGATTGGGAAAAATGTTACAACATAATAAAAGGAACTATTGACGGTTTACATTGCCTTCATAATACTCACATTTTCCATCTGGACTTAAAACCGGCAAATATTTTGTTGGACAAAGATATGGTGGCAAAAATTGGTGATTTTGGTTTGTCAAGACTCTTTGGTTCAATGCAAACCTATATGACGGCATCCCATATTAAAGGAACATT TGGATACATGCCACCAGAATACATCGACGGACAAGTTATCAGTCAAAAGTTTGATGTATTTAGTCTTGGGGTCATAATGATACAAATAATGGCAGGAAAGGAGGGCTACTCCAATTATCCACGCACCCCTCGGAAAGAATTTATTAAGCAT GTTTGTGAAAAATGGCGAGTGAGGCTGCAGGCAACAATGTGGGCCCATGTATTTGAAGAAGTGAGGACATGCATCGAAATAGCGTTAAAATGTGTGGAGGCTGACCGAAAACGAAGGCCTACAATAGCCCAGATTGTTAATGAACTAAGTAACATTGGTGTTGCAAAAAGTTCACCAATAG GACTTTGGGAGCTACTATATCCAGCCCGCAGCAGGCTCGCTATACCAAATCCCTGTGGCATTTGTGCTGCAGCAGACGCCATGAACGCAGCACAGCGAAGAAGGACGCCATGCAAATTACCTGCATTGG TGGACGAACAAGCTGACTTCATTGAAGACCTTGTTATTATCCACTCACTTAAAACAATGGTTGTTCCTCTTAGTCGCAGTGATCGCCATATTTTTCGCATGGCCCCAATTATGTCCAG ATTCTTGGCACCGAGGAATTACAAGGAGTGCAGAAAACAACAGCGCTTGAAGTACATACTCAATGCGTTCAACTAG
- the LOC123088555 gene encoding proline-rich receptor-like protein kinase PERK9 isoform X2: protein MKKIVLKLDIHYRKQRNRALRALSTVHGIDQMAVDMRDEKITVVGTVDPVAVVRVLRKLFPTAQLVSVGPWPAKEEKKKDGDKKAESGPPPPHEFTVGFLNRITNGFSGELIIGRGRHGVVYKGMQDNGEWIAVKKLHLMPGLDDEEFKNEFNNLMRVRHQNTIWLVGYCCHTTEVPVEHNGEHVSARVEERALCSEYLHGGSLDKHLSNEPCALVWHTCYKIIKGICQGLRYLHEGFEYPIYHLELKPTKILLDKDMMPKIGGFGFSKLFDSIKTFDSSEVTGTSVYMPPEYISQGKISPKFDVFSVGVIILQIMVGKQSYTKCADIPPEEFIEHVYELWVSRMHAIISKNTSREIRTCIKIALKCVESDRVKRPTINKVIEELNKIVECSFESLEHITDNFSEQNIVGRGGYGTIYKGVQDNGEEVAVKRLHSNSMPWIEDEQFKNELDNLMRVQHKNIVRLVGYCYHKSQILVEYNGELVYATMVKRAICLEYMQGGSLEYQLSDEPCRLDWEKCYNIIKGTIDGLHCLHNTHIFHLDLKPANILLDKDMVAKIGDFGLSRLFGSMQTYMTASHIKGTFGYMPPEYIDGQVISQKFDVFSLGVIMIQIMAGKEGYSNYPRTPRKEFIKHVCEKWRVRLQATMWAHVFEEVRTCIEIALKCVEADRKRRPTIAQIVNELSNIGVAKSSPIVDEQADFIEDLVIIHSLKTMVVPLSRSDRHIFRMAPIMSRFLAPRNYKECRKQQRLKYILNAFN, encoded by the exons ATGAAG AAGATCGTGCTGAAGCTGGACATCCACTACCGCAAACAGCGGAACAGGGCGCTCAGAGCACTCTCCACTGTCCATG GTATCGATCAGATGGCTGTGGATATGAGGGATGAGAAGATCACGGTTGTCGGCACCGTCGACCCCGTTGCCGTCGTGCGCGTGCTGCGGAAGTTGTTTCCAACCGCACAGTTAGTCTCCGTCGGGCCTTGGCCCgccaaggaggagaagaagaaagacggcgacaagaaggccGAAAGcggtccgccgccgccgcacgagTTTACAGTCGGGTTCTTGAACCGTATCACAAACGGTTTCTCCGGGGAGCTCATTATTGGTCGTGGTCGGCACGGAGTAGTTTACAAG GGAATGCAGGACAATGGGGAATGGATTGCTGTGAAGAAGCTTCATCTCATGCCAGGACTTGATGACGAGGAATTTAAAAATGAGTTTAATAATCTTATGAGGGTCCGACATCAAAATACCATATGGTTAGTTGGCTACTGCTGCCATACAACAGAAGTGCCTGTTGAGCACAACGGAGAACATGTTTCTGCTAGGGTGGAAGAAAGAGCTTTATGCTCCGAATACTTGCACGGAGGAAGTCTTGACAAGCATCTTTCTA ATGAACCATGTGCGCTTGTTTGGCACACATGTTACAAAATAATTAAGGGGATATGTCAGGGTTTACGTTACCTCCATGAAGGATTTGAGTATCCTATTTACCATCTGGAACTAAAACCTACAAAAATTTTGCTGGATAAGGACATGATGCCCAAAATTGGGGGTTTTGGTTTCTCTAAACTCTTTGATTCAATAAAAACCTTTGACTCATCAGAAGTTACGGGTACAAG TGTATACATGCCACCAGAGTACATCAGTCAAGGGAAAATCTCACCAAAGTTTGATGTATTCAGTGTGGGCGTTATAATCTTGCAAATAATGGTAGGAAAGCAAAGCTACACCAAATGTGCAGATATTCCTCCCGAAGAATTTATTGAGCAT GTATATGAATTGTGGGTAAGTAGGATGCATGCCATAATATCAAAGAATACTTCGCGTGAAATTAGAACATGCATCAAAATTGCTCTAAAATGTGTGGAGTCCGATCGAGTGAAGAGGCCTACTATAAATAAGGTCATAGAAGAGCTGAATAAGATTGTTGAGTGCTCATTTGAGTCCTTAGAACATATTACAGATAATTTTTCTGAGCAAAACATAGTTGGCCGTGGTGGATATGGAACTATTTACAAG GGAGTGCAGGACAATGGAGAAGAGGTTGCTGTTAAGAGACTTCATTCAAATTCAATGCCATGGATTGAGGATGAGCAGTTTAAGAACGAGCTTGATAATCTAATGAGGGTCCAACACAAAAATATCGTAAGGTTGGTTGGCTACTGCTATCATAAATCACAGATACTTGTTGAGTACAACGGAGAACTTGTATATGCTACTATGGTCAAAAGAGCCATTTGTTTGGAATACATGCAGGGTGGAAGCCTTGAATATCAACTTTCAG ATGAACCCTGCAGACTTGATTGGGAAAAATGTTACAACATAATAAAAGGAACTATTGACGGTTTACATTGCCTTCATAATACTCACATTTTCCATCTGGACTTAAAACCGGCAAATATTTTGTTGGACAAAGATATGGTGGCAAAAATTGGTGATTTTGGTTTGTCAAGACTCTTTGGTTCAATGCAAACCTATATGACGGCATCCCATATTAAAGGAACATT TGGATACATGCCACCAGAATACATCGACGGACAAGTTATCAGTCAAAAGTTTGATGTATTTAGTCTTGGGGTCATAATGATACAAATAATGGCAGGAAAGGAGGGCTACTCCAATTATCCACGCACCCCTCGGAAAGAATTTATTAAGCAT GTTTGTGAAAAATGGCGAGTGAGGCTGCAGGCAACAATGTGGGCCCATGTATTTGAAGAAGTGAGGACATGCATCGAAATAGCGTTAAAATGTGTGGAGGCTGACCGAAAACGAAGGCCTACAATAGCCCAGATTGTTAATGAACTAAGTAACATTGGTGTTGCAAAAAGTTCACCAATAG TGGACGAACAAGCTGACTTCATTGAAGACCTTGTTATTATCCACTCACTTAAAACAATGGTTGTTCCTCTTAGTCGCAGTGATCGCCATATTTTTCGCATGGCCCCAATTATGTCCAG ATTCTTGGCACCGAGGAATTACAAGGAGTGCAGAAAACAACAGCGCTTGAAGTACATACTCAATGCGTTCAACTAG
- the LOC123088555 gene encoding proline-rich receptor-like protein kinase PERK9 isoform X3: protein MKKIVLKLDIHYRKQRNRALRALSTVHGIDQMAVDMRDEKITVVGTVDPVAVVRVLRKLFPTAQLVSVGPWPAKEEKKKDGDKKAESGPPPPHEFTVGFLNRITNGFSGELIIGRGRHGVVYKGMQDNGEWIAVKKLHLMPGLDDEEFKNEFNNLMRVRHQNTIWLVGYCCHTTEVPVEHNGEHVSARVEERALCSEYLHGGSLDKHLSNEPCALVWHTCYKIIKGICQGLRYLHEGFEYPIYHLELKPTKILLDKDMMPKIGGFGFSKLFDSIKTFDSSEVTGTSVYMPPEYISQGKISPKFDVFSVGVIILQIMVGKQSYTKCADIPPEEFIEHVYELWVSRMHAIISKNTSREIRTCIKIALKCVESDRVKRPTINKVIEELNKIVECSFESLEHITDNFSEQNIVGRGGYGTIYKGVQDNGEEVAVKRLHSNSMPWIEDEQFKNELDNLMRVQHKNIVRLVGYCYHKSQILVEYNGELVYATMVKRAICLEYMQGGSLEYQLSDEPCRLDWEKCYNIIKGTIDGLHCLHNTHIFHLDLKPANILLDKDMVAKIGDFGLSRLFGSMQTYMTASHIKGTFGYMPPEYIDGQVISQKFDVFSLGVIMIQIMAGKEGYSNYPRTPRKEFIKHVCEKWRVRLQATMWAHVFEEVRTCIEIALKCVEADRKRRPTIAQIVNELSNIGVAKSSPIGQWTNKLTSLKTLLLSTHLKQWLFLLVAVIAIFFAWPQLCPDSWHRGITRSAENNSA from the exons ATGAAG AAGATCGTGCTGAAGCTGGACATCCACTACCGCAAACAGCGGAACAGGGCGCTCAGAGCACTCTCCACTGTCCATG GTATCGATCAGATGGCTGTGGATATGAGGGATGAGAAGATCACGGTTGTCGGCACCGTCGACCCCGTTGCCGTCGTGCGCGTGCTGCGGAAGTTGTTTCCAACCGCACAGTTAGTCTCCGTCGGGCCTTGGCCCgccaaggaggagaagaagaaagacggcgacaagaaggccGAAAGcggtccgccgccgccgcacgagTTTACAGTCGGGTTCTTGAACCGTATCACAAACGGTTTCTCCGGGGAGCTCATTATTGGTCGTGGTCGGCACGGAGTAGTTTACAAG GGAATGCAGGACAATGGGGAATGGATTGCTGTGAAGAAGCTTCATCTCATGCCAGGACTTGATGACGAGGAATTTAAAAATGAGTTTAATAATCTTATGAGGGTCCGACATCAAAATACCATATGGTTAGTTGGCTACTGCTGCCATACAACAGAAGTGCCTGTTGAGCACAACGGAGAACATGTTTCTGCTAGGGTGGAAGAAAGAGCTTTATGCTCCGAATACTTGCACGGAGGAAGTCTTGACAAGCATCTTTCTA ATGAACCATGTGCGCTTGTTTGGCACACATGTTACAAAATAATTAAGGGGATATGTCAGGGTTTACGTTACCTCCATGAAGGATTTGAGTATCCTATTTACCATCTGGAACTAAAACCTACAAAAATTTTGCTGGATAAGGACATGATGCCCAAAATTGGGGGTTTTGGTTTCTCTAAACTCTTTGATTCAATAAAAACCTTTGACTCATCAGAAGTTACGGGTACAAG TGTATACATGCCACCAGAGTACATCAGTCAAGGGAAAATCTCACCAAAGTTTGATGTATTCAGTGTGGGCGTTATAATCTTGCAAATAATGGTAGGAAAGCAAAGCTACACCAAATGTGCAGATATTCCTCCCGAAGAATTTATTGAGCAT GTATATGAATTGTGGGTAAGTAGGATGCATGCCATAATATCAAAGAATACTTCGCGTGAAATTAGAACATGCATCAAAATTGCTCTAAAATGTGTGGAGTCCGATCGAGTGAAGAGGCCTACTATAAATAAGGTCATAGAAGAGCTGAATAAGATTGTTGAGTGCTCATTTGAGTCCTTAGAACATATTACAGATAATTTTTCTGAGCAAAACATAGTTGGCCGTGGTGGATATGGAACTATTTACAAG GGAGTGCAGGACAATGGAGAAGAGGTTGCTGTTAAGAGACTTCATTCAAATTCAATGCCATGGATTGAGGATGAGCAGTTTAAGAACGAGCTTGATAATCTAATGAGGGTCCAACACAAAAATATCGTAAGGTTGGTTGGCTACTGCTATCATAAATCACAGATACTTGTTGAGTACAACGGAGAACTTGTATATGCTACTATGGTCAAAAGAGCCATTTGTTTGGAATACATGCAGGGTGGAAGCCTTGAATATCAACTTTCAG ATGAACCCTGCAGACTTGATTGGGAAAAATGTTACAACATAATAAAAGGAACTATTGACGGTTTACATTGCCTTCATAATACTCACATTTTCCATCTGGACTTAAAACCGGCAAATATTTTGTTGGACAAAGATATGGTGGCAAAAATTGGTGATTTTGGTTTGTCAAGACTCTTTGGTTCAATGCAAACCTATATGACGGCATCCCATATTAAAGGAACATT TGGATACATGCCACCAGAATACATCGACGGACAAGTTATCAGTCAAAAGTTTGATGTATTTAGTCTTGGGGTCATAATGATACAAATAATGGCAGGAAAGGAGGGCTACTCCAATTATCCACGCACCCCTCGGAAAGAATTTATTAAGCAT GTTTGTGAAAAATGGCGAGTGAGGCTGCAGGCAACAATGTGGGCCCATGTATTTGAAGAAGTGAGGACATGCATCGAAATAGCGTTAAAATGTGTGGAGGCTGACCGAAAACGAAGGCCTACAATAGCCCAGATTGTTAATGAACTAAGTAACATTGGTGTTGCAAAAAGTTCACCAATAGGTCAG TGGACGAACAAGCTGACTTCATTGAAGACCTTGTTATTATCCACTCACTTAAAACAATGGTTGTTCCTCTTAGTCGCAGTGATCGCCATATTTTTCGCATGGCCCCAATTATGTCCAG ATTCTTGGCACCGAGGAATTACAAGGAGTGCAGAAAACAACAGCGCTTGA
- the LOC123088555 gene encoding proline-rich receptor-like protein kinase PERK9 isoform X4, with protein sequence MKKIVLKLDIHYRKQRNRALRALSTVHGIDQMAVDMRDEKITVVGTVDPVAVVRVLRKLFPTAQLVSVGPWPAKEEKKKDGDKKAESGPPPPHEFTVGFLNRITNGFSGELIIGRGRHGVVYKGMQDNGEWIAVKKLHLMPGLDDEEFKNEFNNLMRVRHQNTIWLVGYCCHTTEVPVEHNGEHVSARVEERALCSEYLHGGSLDKHLSNEPCALVWHTCYKIIKGICQGLRYLHEGFEYPIYHLELKPTKILLDKDMMPKIGGFGFSKLFDSIKTFDSSEVTGTSVYMPPEYISQGKISPKFDVFSVGVIILQIMVGKQSYTKCADIPPEEFIEHVYELWVSRMHAIISKNTSREIRTCIKIALKCVESDRVKRPTINKVIEELNKIVECSFESLEHITDNFSEQNIVGRGGYGTIYKGVQDNGEEVAVKRLHSNSMPWIEDEQFKNELDNLMRVQHKNIVRLVGYCYHKSQILVEYNGELVYATMVKRAICLEYMQGGSLEYQLSDEPCRLDWEKCYNIIKGTIDGLHCLHNTHIFHLDLKPANILLDKDMVAKIGDFGLSRLFGSMQTYMTASHIKGTFGYMPPEYIDGQVISQKFDVFSLGVIMIQIMAGKEGYSNYPRTPRKEFIKHVCEKWRVRLQATMWAHVFEEVRTCIEIALKCVEADRKRRPTIAQIVNELSNIGVAKSSPIGQDFGSYYIQPAAGSLYQIPVAFVLQQTP encoded by the exons ATGAAG AAGATCGTGCTGAAGCTGGACATCCACTACCGCAAACAGCGGAACAGGGCGCTCAGAGCACTCTCCACTGTCCATG GTATCGATCAGATGGCTGTGGATATGAGGGATGAGAAGATCACGGTTGTCGGCACCGTCGACCCCGTTGCCGTCGTGCGCGTGCTGCGGAAGTTGTTTCCAACCGCACAGTTAGTCTCCGTCGGGCCTTGGCCCgccaaggaggagaagaagaaagacggcgacaagaaggccGAAAGcggtccgccgccgccgcacgagTTTACAGTCGGGTTCTTGAACCGTATCACAAACGGTTTCTCCGGGGAGCTCATTATTGGTCGTGGTCGGCACGGAGTAGTTTACAAG GGAATGCAGGACAATGGGGAATGGATTGCTGTGAAGAAGCTTCATCTCATGCCAGGACTTGATGACGAGGAATTTAAAAATGAGTTTAATAATCTTATGAGGGTCCGACATCAAAATACCATATGGTTAGTTGGCTACTGCTGCCATACAACAGAAGTGCCTGTTGAGCACAACGGAGAACATGTTTCTGCTAGGGTGGAAGAAAGAGCTTTATGCTCCGAATACTTGCACGGAGGAAGTCTTGACAAGCATCTTTCTA ATGAACCATGTGCGCTTGTTTGGCACACATGTTACAAAATAATTAAGGGGATATGTCAGGGTTTACGTTACCTCCATGAAGGATTTGAGTATCCTATTTACCATCTGGAACTAAAACCTACAAAAATTTTGCTGGATAAGGACATGATGCCCAAAATTGGGGGTTTTGGTTTCTCTAAACTCTTTGATTCAATAAAAACCTTTGACTCATCAGAAGTTACGGGTACAAG TGTATACATGCCACCAGAGTACATCAGTCAAGGGAAAATCTCACCAAAGTTTGATGTATTCAGTGTGGGCGTTATAATCTTGCAAATAATGGTAGGAAAGCAAAGCTACACCAAATGTGCAGATATTCCTCCCGAAGAATTTATTGAGCAT GTATATGAATTGTGGGTAAGTAGGATGCATGCCATAATATCAAAGAATACTTCGCGTGAAATTAGAACATGCATCAAAATTGCTCTAAAATGTGTGGAGTCCGATCGAGTGAAGAGGCCTACTATAAATAAGGTCATAGAAGAGCTGAATAAGATTGTTGAGTGCTCATTTGAGTCCTTAGAACATATTACAGATAATTTTTCTGAGCAAAACATAGTTGGCCGTGGTGGATATGGAACTATTTACAAG GGAGTGCAGGACAATGGAGAAGAGGTTGCTGTTAAGAGACTTCATTCAAATTCAATGCCATGGATTGAGGATGAGCAGTTTAAGAACGAGCTTGATAATCTAATGAGGGTCCAACACAAAAATATCGTAAGGTTGGTTGGCTACTGCTATCATAAATCACAGATACTTGTTGAGTACAACGGAGAACTTGTATATGCTACTATGGTCAAAAGAGCCATTTGTTTGGAATACATGCAGGGTGGAAGCCTTGAATATCAACTTTCAG ATGAACCCTGCAGACTTGATTGGGAAAAATGTTACAACATAATAAAAGGAACTATTGACGGTTTACATTGCCTTCATAATACTCACATTTTCCATCTGGACTTAAAACCGGCAAATATTTTGTTGGACAAAGATATGGTGGCAAAAATTGGTGATTTTGGTTTGTCAAGACTCTTTGGTTCAATGCAAACCTATATGACGGCATCCCATATTAAAGGAACATT TGGATACATGCCACCAGAATACATCGACGGACAAGTTATCAGTCAAAAGTTTGATGTATTTAGTCTTGGGGTCATAATGATACAAATAATGGCAGGAAAGGAGGGCTACTCCAATTATCCACGCACCCCTCGGAAAGAATTTATTAAGCAT GTTTGTGAAAAATGGCGAGTGAGGCTGCAGGCAACAATGTGGGCCCATGTATTTGAAGAAGTGAGGACATGCATCGAAATAGCGTTAAAATGTGTGGAGGCTGACCGAAAACGAAGGCCTACAATAGCCCAGATTGTTAATGAACTAAGTAACATTGGTGTTGCAAAAAGTTCACCAATAGGTCAG GACTTTGGGAGCTACTATATCCAGCCCGCAGCAGGCTCGCTATACCAAATCCCTGTGGCATTTGTGCTGCAGCAGACGCCATGA